The SAR324 cluster bacterium genome includes a window with the following:
- the trpD gene encoding anthranilate phosphoribosyltransferase, which translates to MYQEEQLRSFGDIVMRLIRRENLSRQEAREGWMHIIQNTQPDLQQGAFMAALVAKGETFEEVAGSWDAIYEFDTNKVDLSHIDPLVENCGTGMDTLKTFNISTGASIIAAANGVSMAKHGARSITSKCGTVDVLEHLGVDVECDLNCVKHSIEQAGIGIFNGMSAKVHPSALGRILSQIRFGSTLNISGSLAHPANPRYALRGVFSPTILNHTIETMREIGYRKAMVVYGWNDKKTKGIDEISTFGITEVRELHENGAIESYEITPEDFGIKRPSFDKIASTGTVIGDAQELLKTLLGRASNAKRNIMCLNAAPIIYIAGKAKDLKQGYQMAQETLARGLAVEKLQEWVLTQTRNRMKSEEQFHATLGEIQIPM; encoded by the coding sequence ATGTATCAGGAAGAACAACTCAGAAGTTTTGGTGATATCGTCATGAGATTGATCCGTCGGGAAAATCTTTCTCGTCAAGAAGCCCGTGAAGGTTGGATGCATATCATCCAGAACACACAACCTGACCTGCAACAGGGAGCTTTCATGGCGGCTCTTGTTGCCAAAGGGGAGACGTTTGAGGAAGTTGCGGGAAGTTGGGATGCCATTTATGAATTTGATACCAACAAAGTCGATCTGAGTCATATTGATCCATTGGTTGAAAATTGCGGAACCGGAATGGATACACTGAAAACGTTCAATATCAGCACAGGGGCTTCTATCATTGCGGCGGCTAATGGTGTTTCCATGGCAAAGCATGGAGCCAGATCCATTACATCCAAATGCGGCACGGTTGATGTTCTGGAACATCTGGGCGTTGATGTTGAATGTGATCTCAATTGTGTCAAACACAGCATTGAACAGGCCGGGATAGGCATTTTCAACGGTATGAGCGCCAAAGTCCACCCCTCGGCATTAGGACGGATTCTGTCCCAGATCCGTTTTGGTTCGACGCTTAATATCTCTGGTTCTCTCGCTCATCCTGCCAACCCCCGTTATGCGCTTCGCGGAGTGTTTTCTCCTACAATTCTGAATCATACCATTGAAACCATGAGAGAGATCGGATACAGAAAAGCCATGGTCGTTTACGGATGGAATGACAAAAAAACCAAGGGTATAGACGAAATCTCGACTTTTGGAATCACAGAAGTTCGTGAACTTCATGAAAATGGAGCCATAGAATCCTATGAAATCACTCCGGAAGATTTTGGTATCAAACGACCTTCGTTTGACAAGATCGCATCCACCGGAACAGTGATCGGGGATGCGCAGGAATTATTAAAAACACTGCTGGGGCGAGCCAGTAACGCAAAACGCAATATTATGTGCCTGAACGCGGCTCCAATCATATATATCGCTGGAAAAGCCAAAGATCTCAAACAGGGGTATCAAATGGCACAGGAAACTCTGGCAAGAGGACTTGCTGTTGAAAAACTTCAGGAATGGGTATTGACCCAGACCAGAAATCGCATGAAAAGCGAAGAACAATTCCATGCAACCCTGGGTGAGATTCAGATCCCGATGTAA